Part of the Tissierellales bacterium genome is shown below.
CTATATTGACAAATCTGCCAACTAACCCACCCATAACTAAAGTTCCAAGTATAGATGCGCCTTCTATTACCTTATTAACGGCTCCACCTTCTAAAATTTCCTCTACTGCTTTCTTACCATACTTGTAACCATTTGTCCAAAGAGTATAAGAAATTCCAAACATTATACAATATTGGGCAACTAAAAATATTATCGGACCCGCTATATTATTATTATTTGTAATTCCGATACATATGGCAAGAAGGATAGGGGTTATAATTCCTTGAGTTAAAGTATCCCCAATTCCAGCTAAAGGCCCCATAAGTCCAGTTTTAATTGCATTTATACCTGTATCATTAATTTCTGCACCATTAGCTTTTTCTTCTTCCATAGCTATTGTAATCCCATGAATAACGGAACCACAAATAGGTTCTGTATTAAAAAATGACATATGTCTCTGTACAGCACTTTTTAATGAGTCTTTAGTATCATATAGTTTTTTTAATACGGGCAACATGGAATGAGCAAAAGCTGTAGCCTGTAATCTTTCATAGTTATAATTAGACTGTGCAAACATGAACCATCTAAAATGAGACTTTAATATATCCTTTTTACTTAGTTTAACATTCTTTCCTTTACTACTTTCTATTTCTGTTGTCATTATTCACCCTTCCTTTCTATATATAATTTATTTAATTATTAATATTAGTTCCTAAATTATCATCATGCTTTAATGCTGTTATAGTTAAAGCAAGTATAACTCCTAAAATAGATATTACAACTATATCTATTTCAAAATACACTGACAATAAAATTCCCAATACAAAAAAGGGCATTGTAAACTTATTTCCTATTAACTTTAAATTCATCGCAATCCCAAGAGCAGGTAACATTCCTCCAATTACATCAAATACATGCAATACCTTTGGACTCATAACAGATAATAAACCCGATACAGCATCTGGCCCATAATATACTACTAAAGTCGCAGGGATAAAACTTAGTATAAATAAAACTATTTGGGGTGGTACAATATTTATAAAAGCTACAGCATTTACATTGCCCTTTTCTACTTCCTTATCAGCCCAATGAACAAAAAATGAATTAATAGTCATCTTACCTATCCATAATACCGAAGCTATAGTACCTAGAGGTACCGATATAGTCATTGCAGTATTCGCATCTAAATTTGATGCGATTGCAAGAGCAGTTCCTACATATCCGGCAAAA
Proteins encoded:
- a CDS encoding PTS sugar transporter subunit IIC, which produces MNISVWQSILIGFFYYISWSPWLSYVGFFTWNRPLVAGFVTGIILGQPLEGALIGAGINVIYLGFMSAGGAQMGDPAFAGYVGTALAIASNLDANTAMTISVPLGTIASVLWIGKMTINSFFVHWADKEVEKGNVNAVAFINIVPPQIVLFILSFIPATLVVYYGPDAVSGLLSVMSPKVLHVFDVIGGMLPALGIAMNLKLIGNKFTMPFFVLGILLSVYFEIDIVVISILGVILALTITALKHDDNLGTNINN
- a CDS encoding PTS system mannose/fructose/sorbose family transporter subunit IID; its protein translation is MTTEIESSKGKNVKLSKKDILKSHFRWFMFAQSNYNYERLQATAFAHSMLPVLKKLYDTKDSLKSAVQRHMSFFNTEPICGSVIHGITIAMEEEKANGAEINDTGINAIKTGLMGPLAGIGDTLTQGIITPILLAICIGITNNNNIAGPIIFLVAQYCIMFGISYTLWTNGYKYGKKAVEEILEGGAVNKVIEGASILGTLVMGGLVGRFVNIETPIKFTSGDFTFSLQTDLLDKLMPGLIPFVLTLLVLKALKKGVTPVKLMGILIMVATITGILGIF